Proteins encoded together in one Prochlorococcus marinus str. MIT 9211 window:
- a CDS encoding LysR family transcriptional regulator, whose amino-acid sequence MAELPFTLDQLRILQAIVKEGSFKKAAETLYVTQPAVSLQIQNLEKQLEIAIFDRGGRKAQLTEAGKLLLKYCEKILNQCDEACGAIEDLHNLKGGSLIIGASQTTGTYLMPRMIGLFRQKFPDVSVVLQVHSTRRTGWSVANGQIDLAIIGGQLPAELHELLEIIPYATDELALVLPVKHPLARHHELTKEDLYRLSFVTLDSQSTTRKVVDQLLKTSGLDIQRLRIEMELNSLEAIKNAVQSGLGAAFLPVVSIERELAAGTVHKPNIADLEVKRELKLISNPSRYTSRASEAFTKDILPVFASWDSPLRNKEAGVKKKL is encoded by the coding sequence ATGGCTGAACTGCCTTTCACTCTTGATCAGCTCAGAATCCTTCAAGCAATAGTTAAGGAAGGGAGCTTTAAAAAAGCTGCAGAAACCCTTTATGTAACCCAGCCTGCAGTAAGCCTTCAAATTCAAAATCTTGAAAAACAATTAGAAATTGCAATTTTTGATAGAGGGGGAAGAAAAGCTCAATTAACAGAGGCTGGAAAACTTTTACTGAAATATTGTGAAAAAATCCTGAATCAGTGTGATGAAGCTTGTGGTGCGATTGAAGATTTACACAACCTCAAAGGGGGCTCATTAATAATCGGAGCAAGCCAAACAACAGGAACATATTTAATGCCTCGAATGATTGGACTTTTCAGGCAAAAGTTCCCGGACGTATCAGTGGTGCTTCAAGTTCATAGCACTCGAAGAACAGGCTGGAGTGTTGCCAATGGTCAAATTGATTTAGCAATAATTGGGGGACAACTGCCGGCAGAGCTACATGAATTACTTGAGATAATTCCTTACGCAACAGATGAATTGGCATTAGTACTTCCTGTTAAACATCCATTAGCAAGACACCACGAACTAACAAAAGAAGATTTATATCGTCTCAGTTTTGTTACTTTAGACTCTCAATCAACTACAAGAAAAGTTGTTGACCAACTCCTAAAAACTTCTGGATTAGATATTCAGAGATTACGAATTGAGATGGAGCTCAATTCATTAGAAGCAATTAAAAATGCTGTGCAATCTGGCTTAGGAGCAGCATTTCTTCCGGTAGTTTCAATAGAACGAGAATTAGCAGCTGGGACTGTTCACAAACCTAATATTGCAGACCTAGAAGTAAAAAGAGAATTAAAATTAATTAGCAACCCTAGCAGGTATACATCAAGAGCATCAGAAGCATTTACAAAAGATATTTTGCCTGTTTTTGCAAGTTGGGATAGTCCTCTTAGAAATAAAGAAGCTGGTGTTAAGAAGAAACTTTAA
- a CDS encoding NAD(P)H-quinone oxidoreductase subunit M: MTDSILKCTTRHIRIFTARCENNDLVQDSEHLTLDLDPDNEFIWEELVIGKVHKRFSELVDSYSGKDLSDYNLRKIGSDLEGTIRQLLQAGELKYNPDCRVLNYSMGLPRTKDLL; the protein is encoded by the coding sequence ATGACAGATTCCATTCTTAAGTGCACTACCAGACACATCAGAATATTTACAGCTAGATGTGAGAACAACGATTTAGTGCAAGATTCTGAGCATCTCACACTTGACTTAGACCCTGACAACGAGTTCATTTGGGAGGAATTGGTTATTGGGAAAGTTCATAAACGTTTTTCTGAGTTAGTGGACTCATACTCTGGGAAGGACTTAAGTGACTACAACTTAAGGAAGATTGGTTCAGATCTAGAGGGCACTATTCGGCAACTCCTTCAAGCAGGAGAATTGAAATATAACCCTGATTGCCGTGTCCTTAACTATTCCATGGGATTACCCAGAACAAAGGATCTGTTGTGA
- a CDS encoding nucleotidyltransferase family protein, whose protein sequence is MKAMILAAGKGTRVQPITHVIPKPMIPILQKPVMEFLLELLKEHGFTEVMVNVSHLAEEIENYFRDGQRFGVEIAYSFEGRIEDGELIGDALGSAGGLKKIQDFQEFFDDTFVVLCGDALIDLDLTQAVRRHKEKGALATLITKRVPKEQVSSYGVVVTDENDRVKAFQEKPSLDNALSETINTGIYLFEPEIFKHIPSNKPFDIGSDLFPKLVEMEAPFYALPMDFEWVDIGKVPDYWRAIRSVLLGDVRQVDIPGKEVRPGVFTGLNVAANWDKIKVDGPIYVGGMTRIEDGVTIIGPSMIGPSCCICEGATIDNSIIFDYSRIGSGVQLVEKLVFGRYCVDKNGDHFDLQEAALDWLITDARRQDLGEPSPQQKAMAELLGTDLIGSIS, encoded by the coding sequence ATGAAGGCGATGATCTTGGCTGCAGGCAAAGGAACACGAGTACAGCCAATCACTCATGTGATTCCAAAGCCAATGATTCCAATTCTTCAGAAACCCGTTATGGAATTTCTGTTGGAACTTCTTAAGGAGCATGGTTTTACAGAAGTCATGGTCAATGTTTCACATTTGGCTGAAGAGATTGAGAATTATTTTAGAGATGGACAGAGGTTTGGAGTTGAGATTGCTTATAGCTTTGAAGGACGTATAGAAGATGGAGAGTTAATTGGAGATGCTCTAGGCTCTGCTGGCGGGTTAAAAAAAATTCAAGATTTCCAGGAATTTTTTGATGATACTTTTGTTGTTTTATGTGGCGATGCGCTTATTGATTTAGACCTTACCCAGGCAGTTAGACGGCATAAGGAGAAAGGAGCCTTAGCAACTTTGATCACTAAGAGAGTTCCTAAAGAACAAGTCAGCAGTTATGGGGTAGTGGTGACTGATGAAAATGATCGAGTTAAAGCATTCCAAGAAAAACCATCCTTAGACAATGCATTAAGTGAGACTATTAATACAGGCATATATCTCTTTGAACCTGAGATTTTTAAACATATTCCCTCAAATAAACCGTTTGATATTGGTTCGGATCTCTTCCCTAAGTTAGTTGAAATGGAGGCTCCTTTCTATGCTTTGCCAATGGACTTTGAGTGGGTTGATATTGGGAAGGTACCAGATTATTGGAGAGCTATTAGGAGTGTCCTCTTGGGAGACGTTCGCCAAGTGGATATCCCAGGTAAGGAAGTGAGGCCTGGAGTTTTTACTGGACTTAATGTTGCCGCAAATTGGGACAAGATAAAAGTTGATGGCCCTATTTATGTAGGCGGCATGACAAGAATTGAAGATGGTGTAACCATTATTGGACCTTCAATGATTGGACCTAGTTGTTGTATTTGCGAAGGAGCTACTATTGATAATTCAATTATTTTTGATTATTCACGTATTGGCTCAGGAGTTCAGTTGGTAGAAAAACTAGTTTTTGGCCGATATTGCGTAGATAAAAATGGCGATCATTTTGATTTGCAAGAAGCAGCGCTAGATTGGCTAATTACTGATGCTAGAAGGCAAGACTTAGGAGAGCCCTCTCCGCAGCAAAAGGCTATGGCTGAGCTTCTAGGAACAGACCTTATTGGTTCAATTTCTTGA
- a CDS encoding segregation/condensation protein A — MPIDGLKTAPQSGARLAIRLIQDAVEKGEIDPWDVDVIPVIDGFLDQLRQKIQSPRNISSSIAYRGGTFEKDLSDSSEAFLAASVLVGLKAEILESETFPPESDFDDMDDGSFADQEWIDPKLDLPRYPERHLYRRPVAPPPLRRSISLAELIEQLEAIAETIESDELNIRRKRREKRFSDKQIIQQVSSLAHREKLPETTAALGVFLNSCEEALNWVDFEFLVELWKGIASQELDSDRVGVFWALLFLCSQGKVELQQDNSLFGKLKLKRILAPGTIAQLPLKTFDVTAVAPAAA; from the coding sequence TTGCCGATTGACGGATTAAAAACAGCACCACAGTCAGGCGCAAGGCTTGCCATTCGCCTAATACAAGATGCTGTAGAGAAAGGTGAAATTGACCCTTGGGATGTTGATGTAATTCCAGTGATTGATGGTTTTTTAGATCAATTAAGGCAGAAGATACAAAGTCCAAGAAATATTTCTTCTTCAATAGCCTATAGGGGGGGTACCTTTGAAAAAGATTTATCAGATAGTAGTGAGGCATTTCTTGCTGCTTCTGTCTTAGTTGGCTTGAAAGCTGAAATTCTGGAATCGGAAACTTTCCCTCCAGAATCTGATTTCGACGATATGGATGATGGTAGTTTTGCTGACCAAGAATGGATTGATCCTAAATTAGATCTTCCCAGATATCCTGAACGACATTTATATAGACGACCAGTTGCGCCCCCTCCACTGCGACGATCAATCTCTTTAGCAGAATTAATTGAGCAATTGGAAGCCATTGCAGAAACAATAGAATCTGATGAATTAAATATTCGAAGGAAAAGACGGGAAAAGAGATTTAGTGATAAACAAATAATTCAACAAGTCAGCTCACTGGCACATCGCGAAAAACTTCCAGAGACAACTGCTGCATTGGGGGTTTTTTTGAATAGTTGTGAAGAAGCTCTTAATTGGGTAGATTTTGAATTCTTGGTCGAACTATGGAAAGGTATAGCTAGTCAGGAATTAGATTCTGATCGCGTTGGCGTTTTTTGGGCATTGTTATTTTTATGTTCTCAGGGCAAAGTTGAGCTTCAACAAGACAATTCTTTATTTGGCAAGCTAAAGCTTAAAAGGATTCTCGCACCTGGAACTATTGCTCAACTACCTCTGAAAACATTTGACGTGACAGCTGTTGCTCCGGCCGCGGCTTAG
- a CDS encoding NnrU family protein produces the protein MFSEGIHHSSFVMLLLLVSFAVIHSGGAALRVKAESLIGPRAWRLIFASLSIPAAGVLIIYFLAHRYDGIRLWNLQGVPGMVQIVWCLTALSFLFLYPATYNLLEIPALAKPQMRLYEQGIIRITRHPQAVGQIIWCFAHGLWIGSSFMMCTCFGLIGHHLFAVWHGDKRLREKFGADFEELKRNTSVIPFLAVINGRQTLEIKEFLRPSQFGICIAVATFWWGHRFISFGSEVFLSSKLSELLA, from the coding sequence ATGTTTTCAGAAGGTATTCATCACAGCAGTTTTGTGATGCTATTGCTTTTGGTTTCTTTTGCAGTGATCCATAGTGGAGGAGCTGCGTTGAGAGTAAAAGCAGAATCCCTTATAGGGCCTAGGGCATGGAGGCTCATATTTGCTTCACTAAGCATCCCTGCTGCTGGAGTATTAATCATTTATTTCTTAGCTCATAGATATGATGGTATTCGACTGTGGAACTTACAAGGAGTTCCTGGAATGGTTCAAATTGTGTGGTGCTTGACTGCTTTGAGTTTCTTGTTTTTATACCCTGCTACCTACAACCTTCTTGAGATTCCTGCTTTGGCAAAGCCTCAAATGAGACTTTATGAACAAGGGATCATTAGAATTACAAGACACCCGCAGGCAGTTGGTCAGATTATTTGGTGTTTTGCTCATGGTCTTTGGATTGGAAGCAGCTTTATGATGTGTACTTGTTTTGGTTTGATAGGGCATCATTTATTTGCTGTTTGGCATGGAGATAAAAGATTAAGAGAAAAATTCGGCGCAGATTTTGAGGAACTTAAAAGAAATACTTCAGTCATTCCTTTTCTTGCGGTCATCAATGGACGACAAACATTAGAAATTAAAGAATTTCTTAGACCTTCCCAATTTGGAATTTGCATTGCAGTAGCTACGTTTTGGTGGGGGCATCGTTTTATCTCCTTTGGATCAGAAGTATTTCTCTCTTCCAAGTTGTCAGAACTACTTGCCTGA
- a CDS encoding LapA family protein yields MQKINLKAINFAVMFVLALLMVYFTLENTSAATVNIAPGVSGSLPIAALVLIASGLGACGAWLFAGWSDKLRGDEIRELEDTKNRIKELELDYNRLKAKQNNLLPFMSFSGEKELEIDKDAA; encoded by the coding sequence ATGCAAAAGATCAACTTGAAAGCAATCAATTTTGCCGTGATGTTTGTTTTGGCTCTTTTGATGGTTTATTTCACCCTTGAAAATACTTCTGCAGCGACTGTAAATATTGCTCCTGGTGTTTCAGGGTCCCTGCCTATAGCAGCATTGGTATTAATTGCTTCTGGCCTAGGTGCTTGCGGAGCATGGCTTTTTGCTGGTTGGAGTGACAAATTACGAGGTGATGAAATTCGTGAGTTGGAAGATACCAAGAATCGAATTAAGGAATTGGAGTTGGACTACAACCGTCTAAAGGCAAAGCAAAATAATCTTTTGCCCTTTATGAGTTTTTCTGGCGAGAAGGAATTAGAGATAGATAAAGATGCCGCATAA
- a CDS encoding NAD(P)H-quinone oxidoreductase subunit 5, which produces MLSAAEIAWLIPLLPLIGAVLSGLGLISFNRETNRLRKPVAISLLTCVGASAVLSYAVLLEQVSGAPPVEHLFIWASAGDFSLPMGYVVDPLAAVMLSLVTTIALLVMIYSHGYMAHDKGYVRFFTYLALFSSSMLGLIISPNLLEIYVFWELVGMCSYLLVGFWYDRDGAAHAAQKAFVVNRVGDFGLLLGILGLFWATGSFDFDGIATGLADATASGNVPVWAALLLCFLVFMGPMAKSAQFPLHVWLPDAMEGPTPISALIHAATMVAAGVFLVARLEPLYSQFPFIGLLIAIFGTITCFLGASIALTQMDLKKGLAYSTVSQLGYMMLAMGCGAPIAGMFHLVTHAFFKAMLFLGSGSVIHAMEEVVGHEPILAQDMRLMGGLRKKMPITSMTFLIGCVAISGIPPLAGFWSKDEILGEAFNTFPILWGIGFLTAGMTAFYMFRLYFLTFEGSFRGDNVELQEELLVLAGKDNEEQEDHHSGSIHESAWPMTVPLVVLAVPSVIIGFLGTPWNSSFAKLLDPTEAIEMATNFSWGEFLPLALGSVAISIAGISLAVFAYFLKRIDLATNIAQRYPAINAFLSNKWYLDDINERIFVRGSRKLAREVLEVDAKVVDGVVNLTGLLTLGSGEGLKYFETGRAQFYALIVFGGVIALVALFGVLGT; this is translated from the coding sequence ATGCTATCGGCCGCTGAAATCGCATGGTTAATACCTTTGCTCCCTCTCATCGGGGCGGTGTTATCAGGATTGGGATTAATTAGTTTCAACCGAGAAACCAATCGGTTGAGAAAGCCTGTCGCAATAAGTTTGTTGACATGTGTAGGGGCTTCAGCTGTATTGAGTTATGCAGTTCTTTTAGAACAAGTTTCTGGGGCCCCTCCAGTAGAGCATCTTTTTATATGGGCTAGTGCTGGAGACTTCAGTTTGCCAATGGGGTATGTAGTCGACCCTTTGGCTGCGGTAATGCTGTCTTTGGTTACCACAATTGCCCTTTTGGTAATGATTTATTCCCATGGGTATATGGCTCATGACAAAGGATATGTGAGATTTTTCACCTATTTGGCATTATTTAGTAGCTCAATGCTGGGCTTAATAATTAGTCCAAACTTGCTTGAAATATATGTTTTTTGGGAATTAGTTGGAATGTGCTCATATCTTTTAGTTGGGTTCTGGTATGACAGAGATGGTGCAGCTCATGCGGCTCAAAAAGCTTTTGTTGTAAATAGAGTTGGTGATTTTGGACTTTTACTTGGGATTCTTGGACTGTTTTGGGCTACGGGAAGTTTTGATTTTGATGGGATAGCTACAGGTCTGGCTGATGCAACTGCTTCTGGCAATGTACCTGTATGGGCGGCCTTATTGCTTTGTTTCTTAGTCTTTATGGGCCCTATGGCTAAATCTGCTCAATTTCCATTGCATGTTTGGTTGCCAGATGCCATGGAAGGGCCAACACCTATCTCAGCATTAATTCATGCCGCGACCATGGTTGCAGCTGGGGTGTTTCTTGTCGCGAGACTTGAGCCTCTGTATAGCCAATTCCCTTTTATTGGACTATTAATAGCCATTTTTGGAACAATTACATGCTTTTTAGGGGCTTCAATTGCTTTGACCCAGATGGATTTAAAGAAGGGTTTAGCGTATAGCACTGTTTCTCAGCTTGGTTACATGATGCTTGCAATGGGTTGTGGTGCGCCCATTGCGGGGATGTTCCATTTGGTCACGCATGCTTTCTTTAAGGCAATGCTTTTCTTGGGATCAGGTTCGGTGATTCATGCAATGGAAGAAGTAGTAGGGCATGAACCGATTCTTGCTCAAGATATGAGACTAATGGGTGGTTTACGCAAAAAGATGCCTATTACTTCAATGACTTTTTTGATTGGATGTGTTGCGATTAGTGGAATTCCTCCTTTGGCTGGTTTCTGGAGTAAAGATGAAATACTTGGAGAGGCGTTTAATACATTCCCAATCCTTTGGGGAATTGGCTTCCTAACTGCTGGGATGACAGCCTTTTATATGTTTAGGCTGTATTTCCTTACATTTGAGGGTAGCTTTAGGGGAGATAATGTAGAGCTTCAAGAGGAGTTATTAGTTCTTGCAGGAAAAGATAATGAAGAGCAAGAAGATCATCATTCTGGTTCAATTCACGAATCCGCTTGGCCAATGACAGTGCCATTAGTTGTTTTAGCTGTGCCTTCTGTGATTATTGGCTTTTTAGGTACTCCATGGAATAGCAGTTTTGCAAAATTACTTGATCCAACAGAGGCAATTGAGATGGCAACTAATTTTAGTTGGGGGGAATTCCTTCCTCTAGCCTTAGGGTCTGTTGCCATTTCAATCGCTGGGATTTCCTTGGCAGTTTTTGCTTATTTCTTGAAGCGAATCGATTTAGCTACAAACATTGCACAGAGATACCCAGCAATTAATGCTTTTTTATCGAACAAGTGGTATTTAGATGATATTAATGAAAGGATTTTTGTTCGTGGGAGCAGAAAATTAGCTCGTGAAGTTTTAGAGGTGGATGCCAAGGTTGTTGATGGAGTTGTTAATTTAACTGGGCTTTTAACTTTAGGAAGCGGAGAAGGATTGAAATATTTTGAGACTGGCAGAGCACAGTTTTATGCACTCATTGTCTTTGGAGGAGTAATAGCACTAGTAGCTCTTTTTGGAGTATTGGGTACTTAA
- a CDS encoding NAD(P)H-quinone oxidoreductase subunit 4: MSILATFSGTVPEPIEADFPWLSLSILFPIFGSLVVPFIPDKGDGKTVRWYALGIALVTFLITVGAYLKGYDPSQEGLQLAERVSWLPDLGLTWAVGADGLSMPLILLTSFITALAVLAAWPVSFKPKLFFFLILAMDGGQIAVFAVQDMLLFFLAWELELLPVYLLLAIWGGKKRQYAATKFIIYTAGSSLFILLAALAMGFFGGGTPNFEFTHLANQDFGTGFQLLCYGGLLIAFGVKLPVVPLHTWLPDAHGEATAPVHMLLAGILLKMGGYALLRFNAQLLPAAHAQFAPLLIVLGVVNIIYAALTSFAQRNLKRKIAYSSISHMGFVLIGIGSFSSLGTSGAMLQMVSHGLIGASLFFLVGATYDRTRTLQLNEMGGVGQKMRIMFALWTTCSLASLALPGMSGFVSELMVFTGFVTDEVYTLPFRIVIAGLAAIGVILTPIYLLSMLREIFFGKENVEFLSNRELVDAEPREIYVIGSLLVPIIGIGLYPRIMTETYIASIDGLVERDKIAIEQMLKPSETISSNKNLSLITSSTPSLTPYKVRKS, encoded by the coding sequence ATTTCAATTTTGGCAACTTTTTCTGGAACTGTTCCAGAACCAATTGAGGCAGATTTTCCTTGGTTAAGTCTTTCTATTCTTTTCCCAATATTTGGTTCATTAGTTGTTCCATTTATTCCTGATAAAGGAGATGGGAAAACAGTTCGATGGTATGCATTAGGGATTGCGTTAGTAACTTTTTTAATAACTGTAGGTGCTTACTTAAAAGGATATGACCCATCCCAGGAAGGTTTGCAGTTGGCAGAAAGGGTGTCTTGGCTTCCTGATTTAGGTCTCACATGGGCTGTAGGAGCAGATGGACTCTCCATGCCTCTAATACTTCTGACTAGCTTTATTACTGCATTAGCTGTACTTGCAGCATGGCCTGTCAGCTTTAAACCTAAATTGTTTTTCTTCCTCATCTTGGCAATGGATGGAGGTCAGATAGCAGTATTTGCTGTGCAAGATATGCTGCTTTTCTTTTTGGCATGGGAGCTTGAACTCTTGCCTGTTTATCTTTTGCTAGCTATTTGGGGAGGAAAGAAAAGACAATATGCGGCTACAAAATTCATTATTTATACAGCTGGTAGTTCGCTTTTTATTCTTCTTGCCGCTTTGGCAATGGGTTTCTTTGGAGGAGGAACGCCAAACTTTGAATTTACTCATCTCGCCAATCAAGATTTCGGTACAGGATTTCAATTGTTGTGTTATGGGGGCTTACTAATTGCTTTTGGGGTGAAACTTCCTGTAGTGCCTTTGCATACTTGGTTGCCTGATGCACATGGAGAAGCAACAGCTCCTGTTCATATGCTTTTGGCAGGTATTTTGTTGAAGATGGGTGGATATGCCCTTTTAAGGTTTAATGCACAATTGCTCCCTGCAGCACATGCACAATTTGCCCCTTTGTTAATTGTGCTTGGGGTGGTAAATATTATTTATGCAGCGCTGACATCTTTTGCGCAAAGGAACCTGAAACGAAAAATTGCTTATAGCTCTATTAGTCATATGGGATTTGTTCTTATAGGCATAGGTAGCTTTAGCTCGCTGGGAACAAGCGGAGCAATGTTGCAGATGGTTAGCCATGGCTTAATTGGTGCAAGCTTGTTCTTCTTAGTCGGAGCTACTTATGACAGAACAAGAACTCTGCAACTCAATGAAATGGGAGGGGTTGGCCAAAAAATGCGCATTATGTTTGCTCTTTGGACTACATGTTCATTGGCTTCTTTGGCATTACCAGGCATGAGTGGCTTTGTTTCTGAATTAATGGTATTTACAGGTTTTGTAACCGATGAAGTTTATACACTTCCTTTTAGGATTGTGATTGCAGGCCTTGCTGCTATTGGAGTTATTCTGACTCCAATTTATTTATTATCAATGCTTCGAGAGATATTTTTTGGCAAAGAGAATGTTGAGTTTCTTTCTAATAGGGAATTAGTTGATGCAGAACCTAGAGAGATTTATGTAATAGGTAGTCTGCTTGTCCCGATCATTGGGATAGGTTTATATCCAAGGATTATGACTGAGACTTATATAGCTTCTATAGATGGTTTGGTTGAAAGAGATAAGATTGCTATTGAACAAATGCTTAAACCATCAGAAACTATTTCTTCAAATAAGAACTTGTCATTAATAACTAGCTCTACGCCAAGTTTGACTCCTTATAAAGTAAGGAAAAGCTGA
- a CDS encoding DUF3172 domain-containing protein, giving the protein MTRPPFKGPYSGRSNKNSQRDRSSFRRDSFDENLYGYSSNPKGPKASIGGSTISLNTGTIAVLAGVLVLGVGIGSAITSTTQGGEGNIASQQQLDMAVPDPEFCRQWGASAFVIDIEMYTTLNPSTSFVTQPSLQPGCVIRRENWSLLQKQGVITNEDVRECKQRMNTFAYIGSIRDNPTVRCVYQADVNDNKFIIKGVEEDGIRINQEAIQF; this is encoded by the coding sequence GTGACTCGGCCTCCTTTTAAAGGTCCATATTCTGGGCGTTCGAATAAGAATTCACAGAGAGATCGTTCTTCTTTTAGGCGAGATAGTTTTGATGAAAATTTGTATGGATATTCATCAAACCCCAAAGGACCAAAAGCTTCAATTGGGGGCAGCACAATTAGCTTAAACACAGGAACAATAGCCGTTCTTGCAGGAGTTTTGGTTCTGGGCGTAGGTATTGGTAGTGCTATTACGAGTACTACTCAAGGTGGTGAAGGAAATATTGCGAGTCAACAGCAGTTAGATATGGCGGTTCCTGATCCAGAGTTTTGTAGGCAATGGGGTGCTAGTGCTTTTGTTATAGATATAGAGATGTACACCACTCTTAATCCATCAACTAGTTTTGTTACTCAACCTTCCTTGCAACCAGGATGTGTGATTCGTAGAGAGAATTGGTCTCTTCTTCAAAAACAAGGAGTAATTACGAATGAAGATGTAAGAGAATGCAAGCAGAGAATGAATACTTTTGCCTATATTGGTTCTATTAGAGATAATCCAACTGTTCGTTGTGTCTATCAAGCTGATGTGAATGATAATAAATTCATAATAAAGGGAGTAGAAGAAGATGGAATTCGCATTAACCAAGAAGCAATTCAATTCTAA
- the pds gene encoding 15-cis-phytoene desaturase, with protein sequence MRVVIAGAGLAGLSCAKYLCDQGHSPVVYEAREVLGGKIAAWKDEEGDWYETGLHIFFGAYPNMLQLFKELEIEDRLQWKSHSMIFNQPEEPGTYSRFDFPDLPAPLNGVAAILSNNDMLSWSEKILFGVGLLPAMLRGQEYVEECDLLSWTEWLKKQNIPSRVNDEVFIAMSKALNFIGPDEISSTVLLTALNRFLQEKDGSKMAFLDGAPPERLCNPIVEYIKSHGGAVYTNSPLREINLNRDSSVKSFTVGGLNGEEKKDIQADAYVSALPVDLLKLLIPKEWKNLETFRKLEGLVGVPVINIHIWFDRKLTNIDHLLFSRSKLLSVYADMSNTCKEYEDPNRSMLELVFAPAQEWISKSDDDIIEATMKELGKLFPNHFSGSNQAKIRKYKVVKTPRSVYKAIPGCQELRPDQKTPIRNFFLAGDYTMQRYLASMEGAVLSGKLCAKKVHNEEESLKINDNEISLGSS encoded by the coding sequence ATGCGTGTTGTTATTGCTGGAGCTGGTTTAGCAGGACTGTCATGCGCGAAATACTTGTGTGACCAAGGCCATAGTCCAGTCGTCTACGAAGCTCGGGAGGTACTTGGCGGCAAAATTGCCGCTTGGAAGGATGAAGAAGGTGATTGGTATGAGACAGGACTTCACATTTTTTTCGGAGCATATCCAAATATGCTTCAGCTATTTAAAGAGCTTGAAATCGAAGATCGACTGCAATGGAAAAGTCATTCGATGATCTTTAATCAACCTGAAGAACCAGGGACCTACAGTCGATTTGATTTTCCAGATCTACCAGCGCCCCTAAATGGAGTGGCTGCCATTTTGAGTAACAATGACATGCTTAGCTGGTCTGAAAAAATTTTATTTGGTGTTGGACTTTTACCAGCAATGCTGCGTGGCCAAGAATATGTAGAAGAATGTGACCTGTTGTCTTGGACTGAATGGCTTAAAAAGCAAAATATACCCTCACGAGTGAATGATGAGGTTTTTATCGCTATGAGTAAAGCCTTGAACTTTATTGGTCCTGATGAAATTTCATCAACTGTCTTGCTAACAGCTTTAAATCGGTTCCTTCAAGAAAAAGATGGATCTAAGATGGCATTCCTTGATGGCGCACCGCCAGAAAGATTATGCAACCCAATTGTTGAATATATAAAATCCCATGGAGGTGCAGTTTACACAAATAGTCCTCTACGAGAAATTAATTTAAATCGAGACTCTAGTGTAAAAAGCTTTACTGTTGGAGGATTAAATGGTGAAGAAAAAAAAGATATCCAAGCAGATGCCTATGTAAGTGCTTTACCTGTAGATTTACTGAAATTACTTATACCAAAAGAATGGAAAAATTTAGAAACTTTTAGAAAATTAGAAGGCTTAGTTGGAGTTCCAGTAATTAACATTCATATATGGTTTGACAGAAAACTTACTAATATTGATCACTTATTATTTAGTCGATCAAAATTACTGAGTGTATATGCTGATATGAGCAACACTTGTAAAGAATATGAAGATCCTAACCGATCAATGCTTGAGTTGGTTTTTGCACCAGCTCAAGAATGGATATCAAAAAGCGATGATGATATTATAGAAGCTACAATGAAAGAGTTAGGAAAACTTTTTCCTAATCATTTCTCAGGTTCTAACCAAGCAAAAATAAGGAAATATAAAGTGGTTAAGACACCCCGTTCTGTATATAAAGCCATCCCAGGATGTCAAGAGCTGAGGCCAGACCAGAAGACTCCTATTAGAAACTTTTTCCTCGCAGGGGACTATACAATGCAGCGCTATCTGGCCTCTATGGAAGGCGCTGTCTTGAGTGGAAAATTATGTGCCAAAAAAGTACACAATGAAGAGGAAAGTCTAAAAATTAATGATAACGAAATTAGCCTAGGTTCCAGCTAA